Part of the Siniperca chuatsi isolate FFG_IHB_CAS linkage group LG6, ASM2008510v1, whole genome shotgun sequence genome, aacaaaacaatgggcTGATCTACCTGTTTAATGGACATGACAGACGTATTAAGAAAAACCAGAGGCACTCACTGGAATCGATCTTCTCTGGATTCTCTCATCATGATGAAGACAAACAGTCCAACTTCAGTGTTGAGGGAGAACGACACAACTTTGTCCAACATGACAACAAAGccctgaagagagacagagagagaaaacgcCGGTGACTGGCAGAATTCCAGGCGAGtacttcatcatcatcaattgGAATTTTCTTCAGTCATCactataagtgtgtgtgtgtttgtttatcatTTACCCTGggatcacacacagacacgataAAGATGACACCAAATCCAAGCAGTGACATGAATCCTTTAGCCATGCTGGAAGAGAGACAGGTGCGTATTAGATCAACTTAATTAGTCAAAGTAAACACACGCGCCAAGCCTCTTCATCTTCGTTTATGTAAAGGGAGACAGAAATGTTCTGCACGTTAAATAATAACGGCCAGAAAGCGAGTTATAGGCAGAGACAAAGTAAGAATCCGACAGTAAACAGACTGTAAAAATAGGTTTGACTGGCTTTTGGGGAAATATGGTGTAAGAGCAGTGAAACTTTGAAAGTCTTGAGCCTGAAGGAATTTAACTCAACAGTGTAATACAGATTTTATGTTTGCTTAATAATAactttgtaataactttggctGCAGCAGGATATGATTTGCACAATGACTATCAGTAAAAATGGCTTTGGAGGTGTTGAGTACTCTTTAGTTCACACGGTTTTTGACACACAGGCTTCTTTGGGTTGTCTGTAGCTTTTAAGTGGGAAGTAAAAGCTCTTCAGAAGTCTTGggaaagtgttttttatttcaatttatttaatttttaaaagtatAGTTTCACAACATGGTAGTGATGTGTACAATTTGGCCTCCAAACTGACTAGCACTGGAGAGTAAAAGCTTTTGGGTTAGAAACCCTCTGATATTGATCAGGCTGGTGGAGACGGCAGCTCAAAGGGTCCTCCATGTACTGTCATGTTGTCTTGAAGTAAGCATTTGCGTGGAAAGTGGGAGAAGAGCAATAGGCACCATTTGCATTTGCCAAGTGTGTGATATCCAGATAAAATCCAGATGCAATTCAATACACTTTCTTTTACACTCGGCCACATATCCTGTATGTGTCCCGATTAGCCAGATCACAGATCTGATTGCAATTTGTCTTGGATTTCCcgggctacatgcaaatcagggtcaGCCTTACTCCAGTCCAGAGGGTGGTGGGAATGCACCTGATGCTCTTTGTAACTACtacaaaaacaccagaagaagaataacATTGGGCACTTAAAAGTGGGGTaggcgattctaatccaatacacgtctttttgtcaaattcagcgaatatctcctcgcagtccgctagctgtccgttctgtgtgtaaatgtgaaacaaacacagtggctccgaccgagccacacaacaccattccagccatgatttgtgtgtcaggtaacgttaaatgacttgcccgcggacattcagtttactttctagtttgccaagatctgctgctgttgtgatgttagctacagtagcaggagagttgtgagcatcgctgtctggagctgctgtgctggctctgggaaaccgtctcgtcctctctggctgttagcttcgcagcagcaactgtagcgtcAGTTTGCTagcccacaacctagctaagctaacccacaacctagctaagctaacccacaacccaGTTTTATAActttagttatattacttgctgtgtcgtaaAGCATACTAGCTGAGGCGCTGTGTATAGAGAGCTAGAGAGTCAAGATGGCGGCTACTACTGAATGTACCTGTTGAAGTAAATGGCACTTGTTAAACATGTTAAACACTCCGGTGTTCTTTTATTCATCAGCCCACACTCCACTGCTTAACATATTACTTTTGCAGATCTATCTGCTCCATTCTATTTAGGGCATTTTTCATGGATGACATTTAAATGTGCCATGgcaggaaaaccacaggtgtaactaataacattaataatgactGTATTCCATTTAGGCGTGTCAATCCCAGAGTCCTGccattgtgcatgctggctctcTGACATCACTTACTATTGGTACACTTTAACTGAAGGCAGCCATCATCAATGTTGTGCTTTTACTTCAGCTTTGACagtaaaatgtctgctgtgaaaaaacggctgaaaatggcagaaattatacattatatttttccccattttattttaaatggtgAGCATGTTAATAACGGCAGTTAAATTTCAATTATTACTGcaacttctgttttttttttgttgtaaatgttggcaaaacattgttttaatacTATTGTTAAGTAAGAGGTGATTGTTCTTTCCTTCAAGCAGATATCACATCGTATAATTGCATTGATAGCTCTGACCAACATCAACGCGAGCCATCCAGAATACCTGAAAATACCTGTGTGGGACTATTGCTTCCTGTTGCCTGTTACCAGAACCATGGCAAATGTATGTaaggctgtaaaaaaaaaactttacgTTTATGCATCAGCAGCTGATGTTGGTGGACCTGGCACACCAAACCAAATACCCATATTTGCTGGCAGTCTCTAAAATCAACCATTATATCAGgtcacttttgttttgtttttttactttttcaggcTCTTTCTTGAGGAGGTGAAGTataaactgctgctgtgacatgttATCCCAAAGATGAGCCACCAAATTTAACGCTTTGGTTTCACTCCCGTCTCACCCATTGTGAGTACTCACCTTCTCACTGAGCAGATGTGCTGTTTGTTTGGCAGGTTTCGCTCCCAGGCTTTAGACAGCCACTCCAGTCTGCTGCTCCGCAACGAGCTCACCAGACCATCAACTGAAAGAAACCCAACCAGTTAGTCAATACGAAACACTTTATACCTAAtgcttaaaggaacagttcaatattttgggtaatacgcttattcgctttcttgctcaGTGttagaagatcgataccactctaaCATCTTTCccttcaatatgaagctacagccagcctTAGATTAAAggggccctgtggagttttcttataaacaaacaaaaattatgtttatatgaaGTGTTTATCACCAGAACACATCGTGTCTATCCTTGagctctaacaaatgtgttgaatgcattttcttcctcattcaacatttgcaaagccgattttttaaaatattttttatcctGCATTATTTACATCCACGTTTattagcttgcagtcttcttcactgccttttcTGGCGCACTGCTGCATACCTCGGCGCGTAACTGCCACATATTGATgagtggaatagtgtgacaccGCTGGCAGGACTGTGGAACGCGTCACCCGCATGCACAAGATAAACAACACAGGGAtccactcatagaaaaacagctccatagcactactagagGTCTAAAACTCAGGGAACCTTCAAGTTACCATAAAGgctggaggcagggggaaacagctagcctggctctgtccaaaggtaaataAATCCACCTACCACTCCTCTAAaaggtcactaattaacacgttatatcttgtttaatctgtacaaaaactgaaaaatgactttgtgTCAAGCTATTTCTTTGGTTGGGCGCAGCGACTTCCTGGAGTTTCGTTGTCACCATGATTTTGCCAGGCACCACGAGGAGACTCCAGGACGTCACTGCGGCCAGCCCTTTaaaaagccaggctagctgtttccccctgcctccagtcttcatgctaaggtaagctaaccgtgtcctggctgtagcttcatatttattctACGGACATGAgtgatatccatcttctcatctaactctgctCCCATTCGACTACAGTAAAAATAACACTAACGACTTTGTCTCTATGGCAGCAACATGAAGTGTGCATGCTAACAGAGTGAATTACTGAATGACATTCAAGCATGAGTAAACTTACTGGTGTGTTTCATGGCCGACCCCATCACCAGGAAGGACACGGTGACACTGATGGCTATAAACACCTGGATCAGCTCAGCCACCCAGGAGTACGCCCTGTAACGTTCATTAATAATCTACATGGGTTGGTGGGGAGGGTGATGGATGTTGGTGGATGTCGAAAATGAGAACACgacaaggaagaagagaggtatgtttttgtacaaaatcGTCAAGCTAGTTTAAGTTTTGAAATAAAACGGAAAGGGaatgttttttatatgttaTTAGTAAAACATCTCGACCGCTACATATGGTATGTTGCTGCTATGATAATTTAATATGATGATTTACGGATGTGTTAAAATGACCCTATATGTCATTTTGGCTGAGGGACTTGCTTCCCTCTAATCTAGCGGTCTTCCGTTCTGCAGGTTATTGTTCTGACCAAAGAGCTTCAGGTTTTCCACTGATTAGCTCCCTCTTTGAAGTGGGGCTCATCAGTGAAATCAACACTTTGGATGGAATGAAAACATGCAGACTGGCTCCCTATTTGTATAAAGTTTAATTTCGTGACAGACACAATTAACTCGGGTTCCATCACTAATTGTACTAGAGAGTCAGAGTTTGAATTTGTGTGAGCTAGGCTGATTTTAACATGAAAATCTTGCCCAGTCCAGTTTTATCCTCCTGAGCTAAATTCCCTTTAAAGAGGTCAAGCCAGGCCAGCTCCATTGTGCGATGGCTGACTACCAATTAGTTTGGCAGCCAGGCCCATCCAGCCACTACAGCTAATTGCTGCATGTTTCTATTAGCATCCCAGGAAGTTGTTAGCAGGGTAGAAACACTGCTTCCTATGTAATTAAATTGAATCTGTTTGATCCAAACACAGGCTTACCCCATCTTGCTGCAGCTGATTTCACCACAAACCATTATCTGGCCCTGCATGTGGCTCTAGGAGCACTTAGAGGCcactaacacacatacaaaatattCTGTATTGGTACTCGCTCACGGCTCTGCAGAGAGGCATATTGGATTCACACTCTCAACACAGCGGAGCCCTTTGGCCTAAAAGAAGAACTCAATTTGTCATGCTTCCTCTGGTTTGTTGTACCTGATGGATGCAGCACCTGTACTTTCTGTAATTTGTATCTCTGTAACCTTAAGATGTGTCTGTGTTCTTTTGTCTCTGGTGTGGCGTTAATGCATGGGGTGTGGCACTTGGACACTGACTATGGCAATGCCCACCCTGGGATTCATTATCCAATAGATCTGAAATCCTGTTCAACCACTTATCCAATGACAATTGTACACCTTTGATTGACTATATATATTGTTTGCCTcatgtctttgtccattttgactctgatgaagacacagcAGTGTTGAAACGTTAGTCTGTTGGCACAGGTAAAAATCaatcagtgtgctccagtcTCTGTTTTGCCTTTGGAAGTTTGCTGAGAAAAACCTGGTTCAGCTGCATATTGCTTGAAGATGTGCGGACAACCCTGTTTCAACTATACCGTAGGATGGCCTTTTATTTAAGTACTTACACTACTTACAGTCTTACAGAGGTAATACATGCAAAATGACCACTTTGCAACAAAGACggagacaaacaacaaagatcCAGTGGATTACGACTACCAAtagttattattaatgtataaTGGCCTAATTTTATGAtcctgttaaatgttttaaaggtgTTTGAGAAAATGGTGTAATCAAACAACCTgcatgttatatatatatatgtatacacacacatacacacatacatacatacatacatacatacatacatatacacacacgttATATAATACTTTATGTAAGCCTAACTCATcatgagaaatgagaagaaCTATTTggattatttgaaaatgtcaaaatatccGTAAGTATGGGTCATTTATGATCACTTGTGattattttgcatttcaatCTTCCAGGTTCTCAGACTGCACGAACAACTGAAGTCAATCTGTCTACAAATTATCAATGCTATGTGCTCTGCTCGTTCACAGCTCTTGATTTTAGTTAATCACACTGACCcttatacaaaaacaataccAGTGGttacatattttacacacacacacacacacacacacacacacacacaccacctaaTCAAGTGGAACAGAAAGCTGTACTGGATACTAATATTTGAGCACTTcataattttaacaaaaattaaatagtGAGTATTCAACAAGTAAAAGTCTCACAGCAGTTGTGGCTGTTAGATGTTAACAGCATAATTGGTCTTTAATCTCGGTTTAAATGACAAGGTGTTCTAGTTTTACTAGATTAATAGTAGATACTCGTTTAGCTCAAAGATACTCATGTGACCTTATCATGGCAACTTAACACTGCTTTAACACCAAACACTTCGCAGTGTGAGCCTGCTGGTAAAATAGCCATGACTTTAGAGCATTTGGGTGCATCgtggtgttgttgtttttttcgttttttatcCATATTTTTACTGCATTAccttttccctttcattttgTTCCATCACTGTAGACACggtgtgtttgtacagtatgtggagaCACAGTGGCAGCATTGTTGTTAGTTGGCCCACAGTAATCGCCCTGGACATTAAGTCATTAAAGATCCTCCTGATTGGCACTCAGGAATCTTCTTACAAAAAACAGTGCTTTACTTATaatgaatgctttgtttttttgtttttttttttaacttttcagtACAACCCTCCTTAAAATGCTTCAATATTTTTAAACAGCACGTCAGCGGTCAGTCCACACTGACTCCAACCTGTTATGGCATCACCATAAAGTGGATAATTCAATGGATAAATATAGTTTTCAAGTAGGCTCCATGAAAAGTTCAGGAAgaaaactgcaataaaaaaataaataaaagattcaCTCAAAAGTGAGATTTAACCCTTGAAGTCTTTAAtgacagaaatgttttgatGTCACTTCCTATGGTGACCTGCTATCACTATAGCGGGACCTGCTTTCCTGTCGTGGCCTTGACATCACCATCACTAACTACAGCAGAAGGTTACAGTAACAACTCATGCGATACATTTTCTGAATATCCATGAACAGATTATGCGTCACCGGGCAGGAGTCTAAAGACTGAGCCCCATATGTCTGACATCAAACATCGCTCCAATGAAGCACCCGTGAAACAATTGCTGTATATCTATGAATATTCATTGTCATCAGTGTGATAGGATATTTAAAAGTCAAAGGCAACTGGATTGCCATTTGCTCTAGAAATAGCTTCTCCACTCATCAAGAGGCTTCGTTAGCTCCACTGACTGTTGGAATTCCCTGGTATTCATGTGACGTCATGGTGCGAATTAAGGTTAAAGTGCTTACCATTAGGAAAACTGCTCGAGTTGGGGGGCATTTGGTCATTTCTGAGTACTTCAGAGTGTACATATGCCTCCTGGCCTATACCTCaccaatacaaacacacaaaaggagTCTTACCTTAGTCACTGGAATGGTCGCAATCTCTCCTGCTTTCTCAGAcctgaagagaaaagaaacagaggaaaggtTGGTTGGTTTGAAGGTGGAGGCTTTGGAACTGTAAGCTGGTCAGGTGAGTGGTCTCTCCTCCCTCAGCCAGTACTGCTGACGTGTCATTGAGCAACGCACATCTTCACCCAAGCGGAACCTGATGACAGCTGTAATGCCACTTTACCTGCACCGGCCTGACAACAGAGTCCCAAATCTTTCAACATTGTTGTCACTTGCTTTCCGTCACCCACGGTCAAATGGTCTGAAGACACTGTGTCATTTCAAATGGAAATGTAAAatagagcaaacaacaaaaaagaaccAATACTTCATGTTTGTCACCGTGTTgtacattcattttgtttctgtcatttaaCACAGTTAACATGAAGCATTTCCAGTAAATTGTGTGAAACAACATATCCATTtcatgagaaaaaaatcatggcGCTAAATTCATCAGATGGCCCACACAGGCTTGTTAAACCACTACAAAAATGCACAGTTGTTGAAGACTGTATCAGAGTGTAGCAGTCAaacaatacacaaaatacactttAACAATGAAGTAGTTCATGTGATTTTGGAAGGATTGTGTACACGTGTGTCTTTAACTAGTGTGTGCTCAACATAATGCATCACAAAGCTAAAGTTTGGTTCCATACTAAAtccttctgtctgttcctttacatttataatagtaataatcaTTTATAAAGGGTTGCCCTCTACATTAATTCATCTTCATTAAGAGTCACTGAAATAGAGCCTGGCTCTCTCGGTTTCTCTGGTTGCTGGccagctcccagcatgcagaGGGATCTCCTGGGGAGACACAAGAATACTACAGTAGGGGAAAATATTGTCCTAAATATTAAATGAGGCACAAATGGTAGTAAAACATATGGCAGGCCAGGGCTGAACCTATgaatcagtgttttcattttaaactctAATTTTGGCCATTTGTCTACTGCTGCTGTAGAGTGCTGTAGGTTTCATTAGTTTGTTTCCCTCTGCGGCCCAACTAACAGAACTGAGAACTTCACTCTAAAGGCAGGTGGGAACGGAACAATTGAAAGAATTAAGGAATTTAGAAAACATGAGCTTGTGGTTCAAGCAACCCAGGTGCACACTGTGTGCATGACATCTGTTACACAGCCACTGTGTGTCCAGCATGAACATAGTGGTTGCATAGTGTCATTGCCAAATCAGTAGGGTTTGtcaaaatgaccaaataaaTATTAGGACAATCATATCATGATCGTTTTACACACACAATCGGTCCATCCAACACTTTAGCCCACAGCAAGATATCTCAATAACCCCTGGCCAGACTGCTGTAGAAATTGGTATGTAGATATTGATGATCCCTAGAGGATGAGTCGTAAAGATgctataaatattgattattctttttcctctttgtcttgttattactatttttattaaGTGGACCACCTCTTATGAGAGCAATGGGAATTTTTAAATCAGTGGAGATGAACAGTCTTTCCTATCTACCTACTGCTGCTCAACGGTTAGGATTCTGTTATTTCAGTGCAGCtgtctatttctgtgtcatGTGACAATTAAGGGTGGACTCTAGTCACATGACTTGGCCTCTCAAGTAAGAATCCAGTCATGATTCTGATGACTTTAGACTTGACAAAATCAAGACTTACAGCTCAAGTTTGACTTTAACACCAATAACTTGTGACTTCACTTGGACTTAATTACTTCCAAACTTACAAAATTACATTGTAAAGGAGCGTGCAGCGAAGCCTCTCTTCATTTTCCTGATTTTCCAACGGATCTATTAGACAGCAGACAGTTACATTGTTCGAGCAGGAAGGAAGCTTGTGTTTGTCAAAGTAGCCCAGCAGGCAGCAGATACCTTAGAGTATCACATTCATATGTGAAGACGCCGCTGTGCTCAAAAAACAGACCACAGTGTTCAGCTCAGAGATTACAAATTGTAATCTCTTaactttgctttaaaatgtttaaaaagtatCTTTACAAAttctatttcattttcatttctgcaAATTTACTATTCTAATTTATTGTTTAAACAAGGCTAAGAGTCAACAGCCATGCTCTGTAAGTCTGTACTTAGCCatagcggtgctttgagctaaatgcttacatcagcatgctaacatgctcacaatgacaatgctaacacgctgatgtttagcaggtataatgtttatcatgctcaccatcttagattagtgtgttagcatgctaacattagctaattagctaagtacagctgaggttgattattggacaaactgaaattttatcCTGACGATGAAAACTCAGGGAATCACCaaggttattattattcatcctgaagggacatgaatgtctgcttGCTACCatcggggtgtgtgtgtgtgtgagagagagagagaatgggtgaatgagaagcaaattgtaaagcgctttggataaaggcgctatataaatacagccAGTCACCATTTTTACcatttcaaaaccacaaatgtctaCCACATGGTGGTgttagagaaaaagtcaggggaccaTCAAAGtctgtaggattcatcctctgggcaccatgaatgtatgAATTTCTCTACAaaagttcatggcaatccatccaatttatgagtctagaccaaagtggtggatcaaaCGACCGCCATCGCCATCCCTGGAGCAGCACAgctagcatggcaaaaaatttaaatggcCTTAAATTTGGTTAAGGGTGACTTGGGACTTCACCTGTGATTTCATAGTTTAGACTTGAGGCTTACCCGTGACTTGCAAAATAACTTTGACCCACCTCAGTGAcatacatttgaattttttcCCCACACGTCTGAGGCAACACACAGAGTTGAGATGCGTTCTGAGCTCAGGAACGGCAGGGCACTTCAGAATTAATTAACCCCAGCCTCGTTCCTCTTATCTTTGAATAACCTGGTCTATTCAAAAAAGGTTTTCAGTCAGCATTCCCGAGGCTGCTTAATCACCACACTATGTCAGTCATCCAAAATACATGACCATCACTTTTATGTATTTAAGCCTTAAGCACATCTTAACTACTTAATAAGTACAACTCAGATGTTTTCAATGCAGCGCAGTTTAATTACACTAATTCAGAAAACAGTCAATAAAATCCCTTCTACATATACATTCAGAAGATGGATTTTTTGAGGATGCTGTTTCTGGACATGGTGAAACCTTCAGTGCACCTGCTCAGACAAAAGTCTCTGGCGCCTCTCCTTGAAGGCGGCCCACTTTGCATAGCGCTCCTCTGCTTTGAGCCTGCgagcctccctcctcctcctcctctccacctgATCCCAGTACTTCTCAAAGCAGAGTCCAAAGCTCTGCTTCTTCTGCAGCGACAGCAGGGATTCAGTGGACTTTGGTGTTGCTGGGTTTtcagaagaaaggaaaaaatgaTTAGCATAGAAAAAGGTGTAGTACTAAATAAGTAGCAAATTGCTATTTGAAACAAACTGATACAAATGAGATATATACCTTCAAAGTCGGGGCTTGCTTTCTCAGTGGAGGGGGTGTGGGTGGAGCCATTTGGTGGGAGCTTCTCGTCGTCAGTCTCACTGTCTGTACTCTGCTCTCCAACCCAGTTGTTGCACagagtttttcttttactctGCTCCTGGCCCTTCAGCTCGGAGGTTAGGCATTTAAAGCTGGCTTCGTTGTCCACTTTTCGCAGGCGGCAAAGCTCAGCCTCGTCGctcctccactgctgctccTTTTTCAGATCACTCAGAGTGAATCTGGGCCCTGTGTTTGgctcctcctccaccatcatcacctTCTTCCAGTGGAGCCTCTCTTTCTTCAGttggtcttgtttttgtttctccagGGCCTTTTGCTCATTTGCCCTGCTCTCGTCCCGCTGTTTGgcctcctgcctcctctcctcctcaattctctctttctgcctgttCAATCTTTcagtttctttgtctctttcctctttttctctcctgcaCGTCTGAAGCCCTTCCAGAGCAGCTCTTCTGCGCTCCATCTCCATTTCCCTCAACTCTCTAAACATCTCTCTTCTGcactctttccttctctcctctgggGTCAGTTTCCTGATACTCTTAACAATCTCCATTTCATTCTGGAGTTGACTTTGTTGTCTTGAcatgatgttttcttttctctctgtgtactCATGCAGGTTGGTTTGCTTTGAGTATGTCTCTGGTGGGGGTTGTTGGTTAAGTAATGACACCAGATAGGAGAACTCTAGAAGCAGAAGAGTGAATTAATCCATAATTCCATCACACTTGTGCTTCCAGAAtgatcagtgtgtcagtgtaGACTTCCAATAAGAAATGATGTAATATGCAATTGTGTAATATGCTTCAACCACATGTAAAAGCCCTTCTACAGTTAAAAGCAGTAGGCTATTTGAGGGGGGGCGaggggagaaagaagagaaagtgcggcagcagcatgatagaggccgggtcagaaatgaacagagcttggaccaatttgttttttttgttctcatttgttattttttcaaattaaacaaatctaGCAAATTGaaaattgagtgtttatttgacaacataataattatactatactattatTTCAGActttagtaaatgcccctaaaaatcagttaaaGGGGCAAAAATTTGACTATGTTCTTGgttaagctccaaaaacactggattctATTACAGACTGCCACGCCTCCAGCTCGTAACACAGACATTCTGTAAAAAATCTGTAGTCTCCAAGCTGTCGGTGTTATTTTCTCTACTAGACTAGTCAAAGCtcttccagagccacagaaaaaaaTTTTCATCAATAGTTCATCCTAACTAGTAAACTGGCTTTGTGTTGCAATGTAAAATTGGTGGTGTGCACCTTTATATACTCTTGTTTGTGAATTTAAATTAAGTTTGTGATTTTCAGTTGTCCTTAAAAATtcaataaatgtacttttttagccacgctagctgcAGGGCTCTAATGGTGGAATGGTAATGTCAGTTGGTTGTTCAGTCGCTTCGCAattttggttcagactgaaatattttgacaaatacTCAATAGATGCCAATTTaatttccattacattttgtacagacattcattagTCCCAAGAAGATGTATCCtaaatgactttagtgatcccctgacttttcatctagttccaccagcaggttgacattacTGATTCAGATTGAAATGTCagctatttgatggattgccctgacgtttggtacagacattcatgctacTCTCAGGGTGAGTTGTAATCACTTCACTGATTCCTGACTGTTCCCGTggcaccatcatcaggt contains:
- the LOC122877263 gene encoding myosin-M heavy chain-like, whose amino-acid sequence is MSRQQSQLQNEMEIVKSIRKLTPEERRKECRREMFRELREMEMERRRAALEGLQTCRREKEERDKETERLNRQKERIEEERRQEAKQRDESRANEQKALEKQKQDQLKKERLHWKKVMMVEEEPNTGPRFTLSDLKKEQQWRSDEAELCRLRKVDNEASFKCLTSELKGQEQSKRKTLCNNWVGEQSTDSETDDEKLPPNGSTHTPSTEKASPDFEATPKSTESLLSLQKKQSFGLCFEKYWDQVERRRRREARRLKAEERYAKWAAFKERRQRLLSEQVH